GCGATCGCCCGAGAGGCCTCACTCAGCCGCAAAATCGGCTGGCTGATCCAGCGGGCCGTCGCCACTCCCAGGGCCGTCGCCACCCCCAAGGCCGCAAAGCACAGCAAAATCGTCGAGCGGGTGTTGTGATCGATGCGGGCCATGAAGTCCGTCTCCGGCACCGCCACCACGATCAGCCAGTCGAGACCGTAGCGATCGCGCCACGGCAGCACCTGAACATACTGGCGCACCGACTGGGACGTGCGAAACTCGACCTTCTGGGCTTGCGTGATGCGGCCCAGCCCGTTGTAGCGCTGCTGGAAGTACTCCGCCGTCGACTGAATCACCGGATCGCTACTCTGAATCGCCTGGAGACGCTGCGCCTCGCCCCGCACCAAACGGTAAGCAGGCTCCGAGCTAGAGCTCGCCACCAGCGCCCCCGATCGCTCCACAATAAAAATGCGCGCCGACGGACTCATCTGAATGCGGCGCAGGTACTGGCTGACCTGAAACAGCATGTGGTCAACGCTCAGCACCCCCTGCAACTCCCCCGCCGCGCCATAAATCGGGTAGTTGGCCGCCACCGATAGGACCTCTGGGCGATCGGTCCATTGGTAAATAGGGCTCCAGACCGGCTTTTTGGCCTGGACCGGTGCCTGATACCAGGCCTCAGCCCGCGCGTCAAAATCCTCCGCGATGCTCAGCAGGTTCAGGCGATCGCCGCGATCGCTGGTGCTGTAGGCATAGAGCTTCGACACATCCAGCGGATCCGACGTCGCCTGGACAACCAGCCGATTGTCGGAATAGCGCTCAACCCCCACAAACTGCCCATCCGGAAAGCCAAAGCTGATGTAGCCCACGTCAAAGGCTCGCATCTGCCGCCAAAAATACTTTTCGAGGCTGGCCGGATCCTGAAGATCCAGCATCCCCAGCTCCAGGGCATCGGCGTTGATCTGGTTGATTTGCGCGGGCGTGGCGAGATAGGCATCTAGGTGCTGGCGGACCCGCGAGAGCACTTCGCCCTGGAGCTGCGATACGAGGTCATCAACCGCCTGTTTGCCATTGCGCAGCGAGAGCCAGCCCGTCAGCCCCACCACCACCGAAATTTGCAGCAGGAAGGGCACCACCAAAATCAGGCGAATCGACGGCTTGCGCGATCGGCGGGGCCGCTTTTGGGGGGCAAGCGTTGGTGGCAGCGCTTTCGCAGAGGGGAGAGGCAGCAAACTCACAGCAGCAAACCATCCCGTTGACTCACACCCAGGGTGCAATCGCCCAAGCTTCCTTGCATCATTCCGCCCCTGTTGATTTCAAGACCCCAGTACGCCACACCTTAGTCCCGCAGCCGGCTCGGGCTCACGATCTTTCCACCTTTCCGGCTCGAACCATCCGTGGAATTGCGGAGCAACTGTTTTTCCATGACTCGGTGGTTAGTTAACAGTATATGGGCCAGTTATTCTTCTCCCCCAAGGGCTCAACCGGCTTTTCAGGAAAATCTTTAAGCACCCGCCATGAAAATGGAGCGCAGATAAAATAAAACCTTTAAGAAAAATTGCGGAGCTACAGCCGCTAAAAAGCACGTACCTAGGCGATCGCCCCCACAAAAGCAAACCCCCAGCCAGGGGCCGGGGGCAAATGGTGTGTGAGGAGTGAGGAACTTAACAGTATCTATAGCAAAACATTGGCATATGACAAGCAGGTGACAAGGATATGAAGTTTTGGACACAAAATTTTCCGAGCCTAGCCTGAAAGCCACGTAGCAGCCCACTAACAGCCTGCTGGAGGGTCTTGAGGTATCAAGTTACGCTGCTGCGCCCCACCAGTTTGGCCACCGTCGCCACCAGTTTGCGCGGCTCGATGGGCTTGGCGACGTGGAGCTGGAAGCCGGCGGCGATCGCCTGCCGCCGATCTTCTTCCCGCGCATAGGCCGTGACCGCCGCTGCCGGGATGCCGCCTCCCCGATCGGCGGGCAGGGCTCGGATGCGCCGGATCAGCGAGTAGCCGTCTTCTAAAGGCATGCCCACATCGCTGAGCAGCGCATCGGGGCGATCGCGGTGGATCAGGGCGATCGCCTCCTGGGCCGAAGCCGCCGTCAGCACAGTCGCGCCCTGCTGCTCCAGCACCGCCGCCATAAACTCTCGCGTGTCTGGCTCATCGTCCACCACTAGCACCCGCAGACCCCGGAGGGGCTGCAAGTCATCCAGCACCGCCGCCGAGCCAGCGTCTTCTTCGGGGGCAGGCTGGGAGTTCTGGAGCAGGGGCAAGCGGACCCGGAAGGTGGCCCCGCAACCGATGCCGGGGCTCTCCACCGAGATGGTGCCGCCGTGCAGCTCCACCAGATTGCGGACGATCGCTAGCCCCAACCCCAGGCCGCCCTGGGAGCGGCTCGTGGTGTCGTCCGCCTGCCGAAACCGCTCAAACACGTAGGGCAGAAAGTCCGGCGCGATGCCTTGGCCAGTGTCCATGACCGAAAACTCAGCATGACTTTCCTGGGACACGAGGACGACGGTGACCTGGCCGCCCTCCGGCGTGAACTTGACGGCATTGGACAGCAGGTTCCAGGCGACCTGCTGCAGGCGATCGAAGTCTCCCGAGACAAAGACAGAGGGCGCGATTTGGATCAGGAGCTGGAGGTGCTTGGCGCTGGCGGTGGGGCGCACCGTGTCCAGGGCCGCCTCAAGGGCACGGGCCAGGTTGGTGGGCCGCAGGTAGAGGCGCAGCTTCCCTCGGATCACGCGGGAGATGTCCAGGAGGTCCTCGATCAGCTGACTCTGGGCCTGGGCATTGCGCTCGATCACTTCGAGGGCGCGATCGACTTTTTCGGTATCGAGGCGGCGGGTGCGCAGCAGTCGCGCCCAGCCCAAAATGGCGTTGAGGGGCGATCGCAGCTCGTGGGATACGATGGCCAAAAACTCATCCTTGAGGCGGCTCGCGGCCTCGGCCTGTTGGCGGGCAGTTTGCTCGCGGGTCAGCAGGTCAGCCCGTTCGGCTTCGAGGCGCTTTTGGGCGGTGATGTCGCGGGAAACGGTGGCGATCGCCGCGGGCTGGCCGGTGTGGGGATGCTTGACCACAAAAACGTTGTAGAGCACCGGGATAGACTGGCCGGTCTGGAAATGGCGAAATTCCATTTCGCCTTGCCAGTAGCCGATGGCTTCGAGGGACGGCAGCACGGTTTCCTGGACGAGGGAGCGATCGCTCTCGGGGAAAAACGCCAGGAAATGCTGAATCTGCTCGAGGGCGCCCGGGCGATCGAGGCCCACCAGGCGCCGGCCAGCCTGATTGAGAAACAGCGGCGCGCCGTCCAAGTCCGCCAGACCAATGAAGTCAGTGCTGTTTTCCACCAGGGCCACCAGCTGCTGGTGCTGAGCCTCTGAGCGCTGGCGCTCGGTCAGATCCAGGACAAAGCAGGCGCACTCGGTGCAGGCTCGATCGAGCTGCGTCACGCCCAGCAGCACCGGCACCCGGTGGCCGTCGCGATGCAGGTACTCTTTCTCAAAGGGCGTCGCCACCCCGGTGGTCAAAATTTCGGCGATCGCCTGCTGATCCCGCGGCTGATACTCCGGCGGCGTCATCGCCTGCCAGCTCAGCTCTCCCGCCTCCAGCTCGGCCCGCGTGTAGCCCATCAGGTTCAAAAAAGCGTCGTTGGCATCCAGCAGCCGCCCGCCGATGTCCACAAACATGACGCCAATCAAGTTGGACTCGACCAGGCGTCGCAGGCGCGCCTCGCTCTGGCGCAGGGCCTCATCCGCCGCCTTGCGGGCCGTGATGTCCATGGCCACCCCCAGCATGTGGGCTGGGCGATCGGGCTCTTCTTGAAACGATCGCCCGGTCACGGCGACCCAGCGGACTTCGCCATCGGGCCACACCACGCGAAACTCTGCTTCGCAGCTCGTCCCCTGGGCGATCGCCGCTCCGATCTGCGCCTGGAGCTCGTCGGCATCCTCCGGATGCACACAGTCCTCGAAGGGGTTTTGACCCACCGTTGTCTCAGAGGCCTCCAGGCCCAGCATGGCTTTGCAGCGGCGAGACCACTGGACCCGGCCATCTGCGCCGCTATAGTACCAGGTCCCCAGATTCGCCACCTCCAGAGCCAGGCGCAGCCGCGCTTCGCTCTCTTGGAGCGACAG
This genomic stretch from Geitlerinema sp. PCC 7407 harbors:
- a CDS encoding PAS domain S-box protein translates to MFVLPPSWSLKLLPSRRGWLVAIASLLVLLGAHGLTLLHQTEPEVALWHPTAGVAIALTLWFGPMEVLLTMLAAVLMAPWWGGEGWSRGLGILDSLEPLTVWLLYRRLWRGPISLAGVPNWVAFWVSGPLVAGLASAAVINGLLVLTGRISLLSLGPSVLHSWLSNALGILAIAPIALWSLTPWLRRQRWLPRAAGPVELWPKPAAASTEILILFGVVALLCVLTVGRAAIAGPLFYQGLLLIFFPLVWAAVRLGLVGTAALVSFSIAVSLFSYLLFYPPNFLALTFPVDAGVLYGHRLSLFCQGSVALLLAMAIAPRRSPGSDAPGLAQTDLLQLNRSLAQANTRLAQVNQALQLSEERFRASMENLPDCFAICVTQRDDQQRIQYFQIAYLNDAASQALGPNLWLGQDFLAALADYPADELRQACTQVVETGDPVSREIVVSGTSPDALPIVRALDIRIAKLWDGFVATWRDITARKRSELELYRRQQEFKALVEQSPDVVARIDREGRYQYVNPAIARVTSWTPEDVIGRSRAELLGPTEDFSTWQTLLDSIFTTGQEQTREFSAVGPDGALRYFQARLVPEFSQAGAIVSVLSIARDITSMRETEAALRRSEALSRTVLKNLPNGAVFLFDQDLRYTLVEGAGLVAVNLVPEALEGRTIWDALPPDVCAVIEPFYRQTLAGQSVVTEMMFREHVYHVHSMPVRNEEGEILAGLVMTQDVTDLKRAQLSLQESEARLRLALEVANLGTWYYSGADGRVQWSRRCKAMLGLEASETTVGQNPFEDCVHPEDADELQAQIGAAIAQGTSCEAEFRVVWPDGEVRWVAVTGRSFQEEPDRPAHMLGVAMDITARKAADEALRQSEARLRRLVESNLIGVMFVDIGGRLLDANDAFLNLMGYTRAELEAGELSWQAMTPPEYQPRDQQAIAEILTTGVATPFEKEYLHRDGHRVPVLLGVTQLDRACTECACFVLDLTERQRSEAQHQQLVALVENSTDFIGLADLDGAPLFLNQAGRRLVGLDRPGALEQIQHFLAFFPESDRSLVQETVLPSLEAIGYWQGEMEFRHFQTGQSIPVLYNVFVVKHPHTGQPAAIATVSRDITAQKRLEAERADLLTREQTARQQAEAASRLKDEFLAIVSHELRSPLNAILGWARLLRTRRLDTEKVDRALEVIERNAQAQSQLIEDLLDISRVIRGKLRLYLRPTNLARALEAALDTVRPTASAKHLQLLIQIAPSVFVSGDFDRLQQVAWNLLSNAVKFTPEGGQVTVVLVSQESHAEFSVMDTGQGIAPDFLPYVFERFRQADDTTSRSQGGLGLGLAIVRNLVELHGGTISVESPGIGCGATFRVRLPLLQNSQPAPEEDAGSAAVLDDLQPLRGLRVLVVDDEPDTREFMAAVLEQQGATVLTAASAQEAIALIHRDRPDALLSDVGMPLEDGYSLIRRIRALPADRGGGIPAAAVTAYAREEDRRQAIAAGFQLHVAKPIEPRKLVATVAKLVGRSSVT